The Acidobacteriota bacterium DNA window TTTGTAGCCGCCCGCCATATACATGCGTTCACCATCCGGCGAGAAGACGATTTCGCCGCGCCGCGTGAACTCGATGTACTTCTTCCACACATCGCCCTGCTGGCGGAAGCCAATCACCGTGGGGCGCTCGAACCTGCCGCCGATGGTGGTGTAGTAGAACTCTTTCATACCGGGCGCAAACACACCTTCGAGCTCCCAGCCCTCGGTAGAGATGATGCCGGGGGCAAAGGGCTCCGCCGTCATGCCCGGGGGAGTCTGGCCCATGTAGGGGCCTTTGAGGGTTGGGAATTCCTCTTGGCTGTAGCTCTGGCTGGTCGCAGCCAGGGCCAGGAGTAGCAGGGTGAGGATGTAGAAGTTTTTCATAGAAGGGTCCTTTCGCAAGGCGGCTTGGAGATCGGAGTCGCGGTGCGAGGATCGTTATGCCTCCCCGTCGCCAGGCACTTCCACCCTGCGCGTGACGGAGCGGCGTCCTGCCTCGGGTTCGTAGAGTACGACTTCGCGCCTCAAAGGTTTTCGCTCGCGATCCCGCCACGTGCCGATGAGCACCGTATCGCCTTCAACGCGACTGGGGGGCAGGGTTCTCGGCGGGAACTCTCCTAACCCTTCCCGTCCCAAGCTCCGGAGAGGCAGCGGGATCTAGCCCGGGGCGCCAGGGTTCTCGGGCGGCCACTCCCCTGATTCTTTCACTCCGAAGCCCCGGAGGGGCGAAGGCATCTAGCCCGGGGCGCAAGCCCCGGGTACTCGGTCCGAGGATTCCCCAGCCCCGGAGGGGCGACAGCACCTCTCTTCAACCGGTCTCAGTCCCAGATACGATCCTTGTCGTAGTCGATCTCGTTCAATTCGAGAAGCTCCACGAACTCCTCTTGAAACGTTCGCTTCCGATGATGATGAGCTTGGTTCCGAATATAACGGCTGACATCAGCCACCATGGACTCACCGACGGTGAATGCGCCGTATCCGGCTTGCCAACGGAACCGATCCGACACTACGTTCTCGTTGAGCCATTTGGATGAATTCGCCTTGATCAGACGCGCCGCCTCTGCAACGGCCAGGGTCGGTTTGAGGCGGGCGAGCAGGTGGATGTGGTCCTCCATGCCGCCGATCTCGAGAAGGGTTCCTCCCTCGTTGCGAACGATCCCGCCAATGTACTCGTAGAGTCGTTCCCGAATCTTCTCCGTGATGATCGGAGCCCGATGTTTCGTGCTGAAGACGACGTGGTAGAGCAGGTTGCTGTAGGTGTCCGGCATGGGTGGGCGTTCTTCGAAATGAGCGTTGCTGTCGCCCCTCCGGGGCTTGGGTTTCTTCTGCTTCCCAACCCGGGGCTCGCGCCCCGGGCTAGATGCCTTCGCCCCTCCGGGGCTGGTTGGAGGTGCCTGGTCTTGTCCTGTTGCGGGTCACTTCTGCGAGTTTTTCGAGTCGTAGCACTCGCCGGATTAGGCGTCGCGTCCGGGATGCGCATATCGGTCGAGGCGTTCAGCCCAGGTTCGATGAGCGCTCTTGAGTTCTTCGCGCCAAAACGCGGACTCGTCGCCGTCCTCAGAAAGCTTCCCTAGCTGCTTCGCTAGCGCAAAGAAGCCGGGGCCGGGGTGGCCTTGGACGTTAACTGCGACAGCGCTCAGCATGGGCCGGCCAGCGAGCACCTCGTCCTCGGAGATCTCGCCGAGGAGGTGACCGGTCTCAGCTCCCATGTATGCGCCAACCAAAGGAAGGCCCAAGACCATAGCGAGCTCCTGGTATGTGACCGTGCCTCGACAACGCGCAGCGGTGATGAGCTTGCTGAACGCCAGGTGATACTCGATTGTGCCTCGATACTTGTCGTTGACTTCCGGCATTGCTTATTCTCCGTGCTTTGAGCTGTAGTGTATGGATCCGGAGACGCCTAACAGCCACGCCTCAGCGACGTGCTTGAGCGTTCTCTGGAGGCGATTGTTCTCTGTTGGGTTTTTCGAACGATCTCATGCGCGGTAAGAATCCCTCTTTCCCATCAGACCACTTGATCTCGGGTCCGCGGAAATACCCGCAGCAGAAGCACTCATATGTCGCACTCCCGCTCTCGAAAATGTGGTACTTGGCGACTGCGGTCCGTCTACAGGCTGGGCAGTCCTCAACCGACTGGTCATCAGACAGGAATTCGGCCCAGGCACGGATACTGAGTGCGTAGCCGCAGAAAAGGCACGTGACGCTATCATCAGCGATGATATCTGCTTCTTGGAGGCATATCTGGCATTCCGCGAGGTGCCGAGTCTGTGGTCGTTCCGCTGTTTTAAGTCTTGGGCTTAGGCTGGCCATGCGACAAGCGACGAAGTCATGGAAATCCGAAAGGTCCCGAATTAAGTCGGCTATGCTACGTGCTCCCCATGGCTCTTCTTCGTCTCGAAATTCTGATTCATGAAGTTCGAAGAAGAGATCTAAGCCAAAAGCGACCAGTGCTCTTGTCTCCTCCGCGCTTGCCCCAGCGGTGAAGTGAACAAGTCTATTTCGCGCAGCTTTCACCTTCGCAAGCGACGCTTTGCGAGTAGCGGATAAGGAGAAACCTGAAACTCTCTTCAGCCGACGAAACGCCTCATCGAGGTTAATACTCTTGAATTCTCCGCGGTCAAAACGTAGGTTGTCAACATCACCCAATGCGATCTCATGGGGGTCCTCAAAGGCGATACGTGCCTTTGCTAGTAGTTCCAAAGCGGTGATCGTGTGAAGTAATGCGAACTTCCACTCGTCTGGGTCGCGCTCGCGTGCGTGCCGCACTGCCGATTCAAGGAACTGCCTAGCGCTATCAAACAGCGCGAACGGATACTTAAACTTCGACATCATGTCTCACTCTTTACAGTCCGTCGAGCTACAGGGGCCGTAAAGTTTGCATGTGATAGAGAACCTTAGATTGAGAATCTCCCGACACAACCGGCTTACTGGTCTCGTACGGCCTCGCGTTCAAGGCTCGACCCCATTCCAAGATTCTCTTTTTCTTCATCATAGGCCGTCTGCGAAGCCAGCGTCAATTTGCGAGCCCGTCCAACAAGGAAGCCAAGAGGGTAGTTGTTGCGTGGTTTTCGCTGATCCCGCAGGCTGGACTACAGAGGCGCTGTCGGATAGGCAGCCGGGAGCGGTAAGCTTTCATCCATGCCCACCCCCTTCACCAACCCACCCCCCACCCCCTGGCCAGCCCTGAACCAGTGGCTCCAAGAAGCCGCAGAGGCCGGGATCCGCTACCCCCACGCCGCGACCCTCAGCACCGTCGATTCCTCCTGCGAAGAATCTCCCCGCCCCGACGCCCGCATAGTCCTCATCCACGAACACGGCCCCGAGGGCCTGCTCTTCAGCACCGACGACCAATCTCCGAAAGCCCAGCAGCTCCAGCACAACCCCGAGGCCGCGGTGGTTTTCTACTGGGGAGCCACGGAGCGACAGGTGCGGGTGCGGGGGAGGGTTGTGTTGGGGAGCGAGGAGGAGTCGGATCGGTGTTTTGAGGAGCGGCCGCGGGAGAGTCGGGTGACGGCTTGGGCGAGTCGGCAGGGGGCGGGGTTGGCGTCGCGGGAGGAGTTGGAGAAGGCTTGGGAGGCAGCGGCGGGGCGGTTTGCGGGGGTGGAGATGGTGCCGCGACCGGCGCATTGGCGAGCCTATCGGTTGGTGGCGCGGGAAGTGGAGTTTTGGCAGGCGGCGGCGCGGCGGTTGCATCATCGAGGGTTGTACCGGCGGGTTGCTGGATCCGCGGTGGGGGAGGATCTTTGGGAGTGGGAGTTGTTGTGGCCTTGAGAGCAGAGACGGAGGAGATTAGGTGGAGCAG harbors:
- the tnpA gene encoding IS200/IS605 family transposase, translating into MPDTYSNLLYHVVFSTKHRAPIITEKIRERLYEYIGGIVRNEGGTLLEIGGMEDHIHLLARLKPTLAVAEAARLIKANSSKWLNENVVSDRFRWQAGYGAFTVGESMVADVSRYIRNQAHHHRKRTFQEEFVELLELNEIDYDKDRIWD
- a CDS encoding pyridoxal 5'-phosphate synthase produces the protein MPTPFTNPPPTPWPALNQWLQEAAEAGIRYPHAATLSTVDSSCEESPRPDARIVLIHEHGPEGLLFSTDDQSPKAQQLQHNPEAAVVFYWGATERQVRVRGRVVLGSEEESDRCFEERPRESRVTAWASRQGAGLASREELEKAWEAAAGRFAGVEMVPRPAHWRAYRLVAREVEFWQAAARRLHHRGLYRRVAGSAVGEDLWEWELLWP